In Haematobia irritans isolate KBUSLIRL chromosome 1, ASM5000362v1, whole genome shotgun sequence, a genomic segment contains:
- the Prosbeta7 gene encoding proteasome subunit beta type-4: MYGGNQIFSQQLWGNGPVPGQFYNFTGGYNGAATAAGNNNCKEYTAPGLFGTQHSSSPITTGTSVVGIKFDGGVMIAADNLVSYGSMARYQDVQRVFKVNNKTVIGAGGDFADFQSLKRSIDQKMVEDMCHEDELEMKPKALYNWLTRVLYNRRSRINPLWLEVVVGGLDNGEPFLGHVDLRGRAYQDDVVATGFGKHLALPLVREHLVEGQKLTQAQASEVLRKCMEVLYYRDCRSMPKYTVAVCTKDGSIVQGPFNVNENWQLASMVSGY; the protein is encoded by the exons ATGTACGGTggtaatcaaattttttcacaGCAACTTTGGGGAAATGGACCAGTCCCCGGACAATTCTACAATTTCACAGGAGGTTATAATGGTGCAGCCACTGCTGCAGGCAATAACAATTGCAAGGAATACACAGCACCTGGTCTTTTTGGAACCCAACATAGTTC CTCTCCAATTACCACCGGTACCTCAGTGGTAGGAATCAAATTTGATGGTGGTGTTATGATCGCTGCCGACAATTTGGTTTCATATGGCTCAATGGCCCGTTACCAAGATGTTCAGCGTGTTTTCAAAGTGAACAATAAGACAGTCATTGGGGCTGGAGGTGATTTTGCCGATTTCCAAAGCCTTAAACGATCTATTGATCAGAAAATGGTTGAAGACATGTGTCACGAGGACGAGCTTGAAATGAAACCAAAAGCTTTATACAACTGGCTGACTCGCGTATTGTATAACAGACGTAGTCGCATCAATCCATTGTGGTTGGAGGTGGTTGTAGGAGGTTTGGACAATGGCGAGCCTTTCTTGGGACATGTTGACCTACGAGGTCGTGCATATCAAGACGATGTTGTTGCCACtggatttggaaaacatttggcATTACCTTTGGTCAGAGAGCATCTAGTCGAGGGCCAAAAACTTACACAAGCTCAAGCTTCGGAAGTG CTTCGCAAATGTATGGAGGTTTTGTACTATCGCGATTGTAGATCTATGCCCAAGTATACTGTCGCTGTTTGCACTAAAGATGGAAGTATTGTACAGGGTCCATTCAATGTAAATGAGAACTGGCAGTTGGCATCTATGGTTTCgggttattaa
- the Cerk gene encoding ceramide kinase: MISSNPASVGDDEFAVKGKMVSNNYSHIENVENKQRNHQCDYDILLNNFQIKKKRYKVLLNYDHIVWEKLNTKRNNSPKDSNHNGKTTTSTVQQANGTTTQKEEEYEREQLSQKGTYGNLSNIVHLREVIRVSKGSSKSASIRNAHQPLKVNTESQNHAMPTPTDQYLSIYYAERIVASPTDCNRWHVRRLTLHNNDPYVVAKWYDNLESLMQRYSGTRVKRLLVFINPYGGRKMGLQIFERSCKPTIQLAGIDASCIITQRANQIRDILMSHDLTPFDAVCCVGGDGTVAEMINGLIFRSMQDSNVCLRQPENIPKPHLPIAIIPAGSTDAIVYSLHGTADPQTAAIHMVLGQRRGLDVCSIRNNEGIIRFCTSAMGYGYLGDVAAKSEKYRWMGTKRYEYTGVKAFLANRGYEAEVKMLLTDDESHGTLSPSPGEVICHVNCATCRKEEKCDIYVDGPSSSHSSLNLGTKYETDQSMDVEHSRNLDRNNCVKDYSKKPIEKQTQIKDLIKKDYDDVITADQERPTSPSSISTSSDNVQQNHDVQIDPTSLQRANNAQKWRIIRGEFFMITATNITCACSRSPNGMSKYCHLGDGHLDVVLVRKTSLLNNIRFVINTMGRNGDIRNLPFIEVYRTKQFIFKAKPNITHQDYNSIRGSCQPIADSYAGSDTNRTDSSYSSWNCDGEVINDLEITISSHRQLIDVFMRGPYIYSKTSNNTDNTSIFCCCRSDT; the protein is encoded by the exons ATGATCAGTAGTAATCCAGCATCTGTTGGCGATGACGAATTCGCTGTGAAAGGCAAAATGGTTTCGAATAACTACAGCCACATAGAAAATGTGGAGAATAAGCAGAGAAATCATCAGTGCGACTATGACATacttttgaataattttcaaattaaaaagaaacgCTATAAAGTACTGCTTAACTACGATCATATCGTGTGGGAGAAATTGAATACGAAACGAAACAATTCTCCAAAAGATTCCAATCATAatggaaaaacaacaacatcaacggTACAACAGGCCAATGGTACGACAACTCAAAAAG aagaGGAATACGAGCGAGAACAACTCTCACAAAAAGGCACATATGGAAATCTTAGTAATATAGTCCATTTACGCGAAGTCATACGTGTCTCCAAGGGCAGCTCAAAATCGGCTAGCATACGCAATGCCCATCAACCATTGAAAGTTAACACAGAATCACAAAATCATGCCATGCCAACACCTACAGACCAgtatttgtcaatatattatgccGAAAGGATTGTAGCCTCACCAACTGATTGCAATCGTTGGCATGTTAGGCGTCTTACACTGCATAACAATGATCCCTATGTTGTGGCCAAATGGTATGACAACTTGGAAAGTCTAATGCAAAGATACAGTGGAACACGAGTAAAACgtttattggtttttattaaTCCCTATGGCGGTCGTAAAATGGGTTTGCAAATATTTGAGCGATCTTGCAAACCTACCATACAATTGGCCGGAATTGATGCCTCCTGTATTATTACCCAGAGAGCTAACCAGATACGTGATATTTTAATGTCTCATGACCTAACGCCCTTCGATGCAGTTTGCTGTGTAGGAGGCGATGGTACCGTTGCTGAAATGATCAATGGTCTCATATTTAGATCGATGCAGGATAGCAATGTTTGTTTGCGACAACCGGAAAACATTCCTAAACCACATTTACCAATAGCCATTATACCCGCTGGCAGCACTGATGCCATAGTCTACAGTTTACATGGCACTGCCGATCCCCAGACAGCAGCTATTCATATGGTCCTGGGCCAAAGACGAGGACTAGACGTTTGCAGTATCAGGAATAATGAAGGAATAATTCGTTTTTGCACCAGTGCTATGGGCTATGGATATTTGGGTGATGTGGCTGCTAAAAGTGAGAAATATCGTTGGATGGGTACAAAACGCTATGAGTACACAG GTGTTAAAGCATTCCTAGCCAATCGTGGCTATGAAGCCGAAGTAAAAATGCTGCTTACAGATGATGAATCTCACGGGACTTTATCACCATCGCCAGGTGAGGTGATATGTCATGTGAATTGTGCAACCTGTCGCAAAGAGGAAAAGTGCGATATTTATGTTGATGGACCGTCATCATCACATTCCTCATTAAATCTTGGGACGAAGTATGAAACGGACCAATCTATGGACGTAGAACATTCCCGTAATCTTGATCGTAATAACTGCGTTAAGGATTATTCCAAGAAACCCATAGAAAAACAAACACAGATAAAGGATTTAATAAAAAAGGATTATGATGATGTAATAACTGCGGACCAAGAAAGGCCCACATCACCCAGCAGTATTTCAACAAGTAGTGATAATGTTCAACAAAACCACGATGTACAGATTGACCCAACTAGCCTACAAAGAGCTAATAATGCTCAAAAATGGCGTATCATTCGTGGAGAGTTTTTCATGATCACCGCCACAAATATTACATGTGCCTGCAGTCGAAGTCCAAATGGCATGTCAAAATATTGCCATTTAGGCGATGGTCATTTGGATGTTGTATTGGTACGAAAAACAAGTCTCCTTAATAATATACGATTTGTCATCAATACAATGGGACGAAATGGTGACATA CGTAACTTGCCTTTTATTGAAGTTTATCGTACGAAACAATTCATCTTCAAAGCTAAGCCCAATATAACACACCAAGACTACAATAGTATTCGCGGATCTTGCCAACCCATTGCCGACTCATATGCCGGATCAGATACAAATAGAACGGATAGTTCTTACTCATCGTGGAATTGTGATGGTGAAGTGATAAACGATCTTGAAATTACAATATC gtcTCATAGGCAGCTAATCGATGTCTTCATGCGTGGTCCCTATATTTATAGCAAAACATCAAATAATACAGACAATACATCGATTTTCTGTTGCTGTCGCTCGGACACATAA